CTGATGACGCTTCAAAGGTAGGCGTTTTCAACAATGGCGCACAGGCTTGGAACCACAGCTTTTACTGGAACTGCCTCAGCCCGAATGGCGGCGGCGAGCCGACCGGCGACGTAGCTGCAAAAATCGTCGAAGATTTCGGCAGCGTGGAGAAATTCAAGGAAGAGCTGAAAACCGCCGCTGCAACCCAGTTCGGCAGCGGATGGGCTTGGCTGGTACTCGACAATGGCACGCTCAAGGTGGTTAAAACCGGTAACGCTCAGAACCCCATGACCAGCGGCCAGACTCCCCTGCTCTGCATCGACGTCTGGGAACACGCTTACTACCTCGATTACCAGAACCGCCGTCCCGATCATGTAGCTGCGGTCATCGACAACCTCCTCAACTGGGAGTTCGTCAACGAAAACTACAAGGCTGCAAAATAAGCCTTGACCGTCAATTCAGATCACAAAAGGCCTCCGAAAAGGGGCCTTTTGTCGTTTGGGTCGCGTTGAATACGGTTACCATCGGCCATCACAACCAGGGCAACTGCTCGACTTCATCCAGATTGACCGTACGGGCTTTAGAAGGTTTCTTGAACCGGATGGAAAAGTGCTCCGGATTGATCACCCGTTCATCATACACCACTTTCAGGCTTCTCGATCCATCAGGGGGAGCATCGGGAAACAGCGTCATATCGATCTCTCTGGGCACCATCAGCTCTGACGAACCCTGCTGCTTCATCTGATAATCGGCAAACCGGAACTCGGCAGTCTTGCGGCCGTAAAGATCGAAATAGGTAATCCCATTCAGCTCTTTCGACATCGCATCGACAAACAGCTCCTTGGCGCCACTGCTTGAGCGAACCTTGTAGCATACCAGATCCCCTACCATTCTGACCGATTCGATCGCACTGACCGGCTCGGTCATATCAGGAACACCAAACAGCGTTTCGGTCAGCTTGCCGAAACTGCTTCTAAGACCGATAATCTTGCCGAGATTCTCTCCGCTGTTGCGGCCAACCAGCATTCTGTTGTTCAGCATATCGTTGACGAACAGCGAATCGGGACGGATCCAGAGGTCGGCAACAGGCCAGCCGAGAATGCCGGCACTCACGATGAGGCGGGCATCCTGCGATTTGCGAAGCTGAACATTACAGTACGCCTTGGCCTTGCGCTTCGGCGTCGTAAGATAAAGATCGGCATAGCCGTCAAGCGCCTCAACCTTGCTGGTGTGGGATGCAACCTGGCGGTAGAGCCTTTCAAGTTCAGGCGTCAGCGTCACCGACTCACCCGGCGCCGATGGCAACCGGGAAACGGTGCGCATCTGGGAGCAACCAGCCGCAATCAGCAGAACCATAAAAAACATCGCTCGAATAACTCTCTTCATCACCATCTCCCTTGCCTTTTCATCTCATTCTGACAGACCACCCGGCTTGCCGGGAATGTCAGTTCCCGCATGAGGTGGATTGTTATGAAATGTTATTTTAATCAAATCCTGTCTCTATCAAAACACGTCTTCCGGAGTTTTCGATCCATGCACGCACTTTACCTCAAACCGAAAGAGCATCGGCGGCTGCTTGGCGGCCACCTGTGGGTTTTCAGCAACGAACTCAAAGAGGTGCCGCGTGACATCGCTGCTGGAGAAACCGTCCAGCTCTTCACTAACGACGGGCGGCTACTCGGCACCGGCTTTTTCAATCCGCACTCGCTGATCGCTTTCCGCCTGCTGACCAGAGACGAAACCCAGCCTGATCGGGAATTTTTCCGCAATAAAATCCGAGAAGCGCTCAAACTGCGCGAAAAAATCTATCCGGAAAGCGAAACCAACGCCTGGCGGCTGGTGCACGGGGAGTCGGACGGCTTGCCGGGCCTGGTGATTGACCGGTTTGACAAAGCTTTCGTCCTGCAATCCTTTTCGGCTGGTATGGAAAACCACCTGCCGATCATCACCGAAGTACTGCGAGAGCTGTTCGACCCAAAAGCGATTGTGCTGCGCAACGAATCGCCACTCAGGGAACTCGAAGGCTTGCCGCTCTACAAAGAGATGCTTTTGGGTGATGAAAACGATGCCTGGCAGGTCATCAATGACGATGGCATCAGCTACCGGGTCAACATTCTCGAAGGACAGAAGACGGGCTTTTTCCTCGACCAGCGCGAAAACCGCCGCCACATCCGGAAATACGCCGCGGATGCCGACGTACTCGACGTCTATACCAACGACGGAGGCTTTGCGCTCAATGCCATGCACGCCGGAGCGCGATCAACG
This portion of the Chlorobaculum parvum NCIB 8327 genome encodes:
- a CDS encoding superoxide dismutase — protein: MAYQQPALPYADNALEPHISANTIGFHYGKHHAAYVKNYNGLVEGTPFDSMSLEEVILKTADDASKVGVFNNGAQAWNHSFYWNCLSPNGGGEPTGDVAAKIVEDFGSVEKFKEELKTAAATQFGSGWAWLVLDNGTLKVVKTGNAQNPMTSGQTPLLCIDVWEHAYYLDYQNRRPDHVAAVIDNLLNWEFVNENYKAAK
- a CDS encoding DUF4292 domain-containing protein; this translates as MKRVIRAMFFMVLLIAAGCSQMRTVSRLPSAPGESVTLTPELERLYRQVASHTSKVEALDGYADLYLTTPKRKAKAYCNVQLRKSQDARLIVSAGILGWPVADLWIRPDSLFVNDMLNNRMLVGRNSGENLGKIIGLRSSFGKLTETLFGVPDMTEPVSAIESVRMVGDLVCYKVRSSSGAKELFVDAMSKELNGITYFDLYGRKTAEFRFADYQMKQQGSSELMVPREIDMTLFPDAPPDGSRSLKVVYDERVINPEHFSIRFKKPSKARTVNLDEVEQLPWL
- a CDS encoding class I SAM-dependent rRNA methyltransferase; translation: MHALYLKPKEHRRLLGGHLWVFSNELKEVPRDIAAGETVQLFTNDGRLLGTGFFNPHSLIAFRLLTRDETQPDREFFRNKIREALKLREKIYPESETNAWRLVHGESDGLPGLVIDRFDKAFVLQSFSAGMENHLPIITEVLRELFDPKAIVLRNESPLRELEGLPLYKEMLLGDENDAWQVINDDGISYRVNILEGQKTGFFLDQRENRRHIRKYAADADVLDVYTNDGGFALNAMHAGARSTTMVDISQDALQRAEQNARMNGLEKFSIVADDAFATLGRLRQENRSYDLVILDPPSFTKSRKTVPTALKAYTKLNRLGLQLVKNEGFLATASCSHHVSEEDFLAAVQLGALHAGKHLRLISRNAQPPDHPILLSMPETSYLKFACFYVTNL